One stretch of Gadus macrocephalus chromosome 12, ASM3116895v1 DNA includes these proteins:
- the LOC132469520 gene encoding THAP domain-containing protein 2-like: MALTFLAILRFPKEKQLRRQWEVAVKREDFSANERSMLCSQHFQPEDFDRTGQNKVAARTTQASRKAEANLVIDCSLQSLQVTEPSPTYLEHTYALPPSPTLLKTRLNEALARVESLEKEMRNSKAREWRAKKTVCCLLEDLRGKNLINEELQERLDLYSDLPLGLLSKQGHEYTKEQREFALTLHLHGPKAYSYLRESLHLHLPHPLQSWYSI, from the exons CTAACCTTTCTCGCAATTTTAAGGTTTCCCAAAGAGAAGCAGTTGAGGAGACAGTGGGAAGTGGCTGTGAAAAGGGAAGACTTTTCTGCCAATGAGAGGTCAATGCTCTGTAGCCAGCACTTTCAGCCAGAGGATTTTGACCGGACAGGCCAAAAT AAAGTGGCAGCCAGGACTACACAAGCCTCAAGGAAGGCTGAAGCGAACCTTGTAATTGACTGTTCTTTACAATCATTACAAGTCACTGAACCTTCACCTACCTACCTT GAACACACTTATGCATTGCCTCCATCTCCCACTCTTCTCAAGACTAGACTCAATGAAGCCCTGGCTAGGGTGGAGAGTCTTGAGAAAGAGATGAGGAACTCAAAGGCCCGAGAGTGGAGGGCGAAGAAAACAGTGTGTTGTCTTCTGGAGGACCTCAGGGGGAAGAACCTCATAAATGAAGAGCTGCAAGAGAGGCTTGACTTATACTCAG ATCTTCCATTAGGCCTCCTGTCCAAACAGGGCCACGAGTACACTAAAGAGCAGAGGGAGTTtgccctcactctccacctgcACGGGCCCAAAGCCTACTCTTACCTGAGAGagtctctccacctccacctaccaCATCCATTGCAAAG